A single window of Prionailurus viverrinus isolate Anna chromosome F1, UM_Priviv_1.0, whole genome shotgun sequence DNA harbors:
- the SPATA46 gene encoding spermatogenesis-associated protein 46 produces the protein MENFSLLSISGPRISSSALSTFPDIMSSHATSLPDIAKTALLTEASSPAQALSPQYFGSALRHGMQNMVLSPDCLLGDPQTREPRRGCTVYRPWFSPYSYFVCTDQESHLEAYSFPEVQRDKGRGDGCLPKDPAESICSSSSSQEDACPREAAKKFGHGLASTDGITSQDILKAARWHPAQQSGYKCAACCRMYPTLHSLKSHIKGGFREGFSCKVYYRKLKTLWGKEKARPGDRLSSGSCQAFK, from the exons ATGGAGAACTTCTCACTCCTCAGCATTTCTGGACCTCGaatctcttcctctgccctgagCACGTTTCCTGACATTATGTCCTCACATGCCACCAGCTTGCCAG ACATCGCAAAGACCGCGTTACTCACGGAGGCGTCCAGCCCAGCTCAGGCCCTGTCACCCCAGTACTTCGGCAGCGCTCTCCGGCATGGGATGCAGAACATGGTTCTCTCTCCAG ACTGCCTTTTGGGGGACCCCCAGACCAGGGAGCCCCGGCGGGGCTGCACTGTCTACCGGCCCTGGTTCTCCCCTTACAGCTACTTCGTCTGCACGGACCAAGAGAGCCACCTGGAGGCCTACAGCTTCCCAGAGGTGCAGCGGGACAAGGGCAGGGGGGACGGCTGCCTGCCCAAGGACCCGGCTGAGAGCATCTGCTCGTCCTCTTCCTCCCAGGAGGACGCCTGCCCCCGGGAGGCCGCCAAGAAATTCGGGCACGGCCTGGCCTCCACGGACGGCATCACGTCCCAGGACATCCTGAAGGCCGCCAGGTGGCACCCTGCCCAGCAGAGCGGCTACAAGTGCGCAGCCTGCTGCCGCATGTACCCCACGCTGCACTCCCTCAAGAGCCACATCAAGGGGGGCTTCCGGGAGGGCTTCAGCTGCAAGGTGTACTACCGCAAGCTCAAGACCCTCTGGGGCAAGGAGAAGGCGCGGCCGGGGGACAGGCTCTCCTCCGGCAGCTGCCAGGCCTTCAAGTAG
- the CF1H1orf226 gene encoding uncharacterized protein C1orf226 homolog isoform X5, with amino-acid sequence MFENLNAALPPKLQPGCSLSHLSRLTAPGSAAPGSAEPGGPGLRVGGSQHLKNLGRAVGAKVNDFLRRKEPSSLDGAGAMEINRPAGARLDGGAVEADRSALQDVFPRLDPPPPITRKRTPRALKTTQDMLISPQPVLSSLEYGTELPPGQPREALPAAQPDVPAETAERGEALPNGEVSLSVPDLIHQNSQDEPKPKITECRRASSPGLLERNGLKRGLSPVRLAQPPEDSGPPPRARTSSLDNEGPHPDLLSFE; translated from the exons ATGTTCGAGAACTTGAATGCGGCCCTTCCTCCAAAGCTGCAGCCCGGCTGCTCCCTCTCCCACCTGTCCAGGCTGACGGCCCCTGGCTCTGCCGCCCCGGGGTCTGCGGAGCCTGGGGGGCCGGGGCTCCGGGTGGGTGGCAGCCAGCACCTCAAGAACCTGGGCAGAGCCGTGGGGGCCAAAGTTAACGACTTCCTGCGGAGAAAAGAGCCCTCGAGCCTGGACGGTGCGGGCGCCATGGAGATCAACAGGCCGGCGGGGGCGCGGCTGGACGGCGGGGCCGTGGAGGCTGACAG GTCAGCCCTGCAGGACGTGTTCCCTCGGCTGGACCCCCCGCCTCCCATTACCAGGAAGCGAACCCCTCGTGCCCTGAAGACCACGCAGGACATGCTGATCTCGCCGCAGCCAGTCCTGAGCAGCCTGGAGTACGGGACAGAGCTGCCTCCTGGGCAGCCCCGGGAAGCCCTTCCCGCCGCCCAGCCCGACGTTCCCGCGGAAACGGCAGAGAGGGGCGAGGCTCTGCCCAACGGAGAGGTCTCCCTGTCAGTGCCCGACCTGATCCACCAGAACAGCCAGGACGAACCCAAACCGAAGATAACTGAGTGCAGAAGGGCCTCCTCCCCTGGCCTCCTCGAGAGGAACGGCCTCAAGCGCGGCCTGAGCCCCGTCCGCCTGGCCCAGCCGCCGGAGGACAGTGGCCCCCCGCCTCGGGCACGGACCTCCAGCCTTGACAATGAGGGCCCGCACCCAGACCTGCTGTCCTTTGAGTAG